A region of the Cannabis sativa cultivar Pink pepper isolate KNU-18-1 chromosome 3, ASM2916894v1, whole genome shotgun sequence genome:
agcctagttgttcatctaggttctagtattttatatattagttCTTACTCTGCCTAGAGTTTGTTAAGAacgacttgactgaacaagagagtggtcttcgggagaagacttggtgaagccttactttgggaggaagtaagcacttttgtcttcgggagaagacttgttgaagccttacttcgggaggaagtaagcactcacacttcaaacaTGAGGGCgattcgggcttgaaggtgtttcagaaGTCTGATTCATAAAGtgcattacaaaggattgcgacaatcatttagagggagtctaaacttatTTAAGTCAATTttctttgtaattgttgatactttattaatttatttcattcactgggcgtggccccgtggactaggagtgttcaggagaacactgataccacgtataaatctcttgtgtcaagttatttaattttctgcaaatatttttatattctgcctgttctgttTTGTCACTACAAAGCTGGTTTCTGCAATAACAGAATTATTTTCTGCTTCTGCAGATgtatacagttttatattttcgtatatataattgacatttgcaacaacttggtttttcaattggtatcagagcgggacactaaactcttagtgtgatCATTTTAacgttttcttgtgtttttgcaATATGTTTCCGTTTGTAGAAGGAACTTCTATTGTTCGCCCACCACTCCTCAATGATTCAAACTATCCTTAATGGAAggttagaatgagagcctttATCAAGTCTCAAAATGAGAAAGCATGGAGGATGGTTCTTTCAGGATGGTCTCCTCCTGTTGTGGTAGATTGCGAAggtaattctaaattaaaatctgaacttgaatggtctattgaagatgataaattgTCTGCTTATAATACCAAAGCTTTACATGCTATATTTAACGGAGTAGGTGAAGGTTACATTAAGCTTATATCTTCTTGTGAATCTGCTAAGGATGCTTGGCAaattcttcaaactcagtttgaaagAACATCTGATATTAAGCGTTCTAGATATATTATGCTTCAGACCAAATTTGATGATCTTAGGATGTGTGAAAATGAAACCCTTATTGAATTTTATGAAAGGCTATTTGATATAGCTAATTAATATTTGgctcttggtgaaaagcttGATTAATCTGTTCTTgttagaaaaattgttagagttcttccaaaCAGGTTTGACACTAAAATCTGTGCTATGGAGGAAGCAAAAGATTTTAGCAAGATGAAGGTGGAGGAATTAATGGGTTCTTTGCGCACTTTTGAATTGAATCAGCAAATTAAGCAGAATGACAAACCCAAGTCTATTGCTGATAGAGGTAAAGGTATTGCTTTCAATGTTGCTGAAAAAGAAACTTCAGAtcatgaagaagatgatgagatTGATGTTTTAACTAAAAACTTTCAGAAATACATGAAAAAGATAAGTGACAAaaagaattttccaaaattctccAAAGGTAATACTTTTTCAAAACCTTCAAtgtctaacaaaaagggaattcggtgcagggaatgtgacggttttgggcatattcaatccgAGTGTGCAAacattttgaaaaagaataagaaaagtttcaatgtcacatggagtgatgatgaaaccgaaagtgatgaagaaaaTTCTGAGAATATTGCCTTAACTTCTGTTAtaactaatgtgttgtgtgattcataGGTGAAAGCTAGACtggtatgtttgaataatatCACTAAACAAGAAGAATCAGATTCTGATGATTCTGATATttgtgaagagtctcttgctgaatcatacaaagtcatgtataaAAAGTGGATTCAAGTTACtattgaaaatagagagttgattaaaatgaataaaaaactgtctcatcaaattgaattgtttgagttaaaaataaaagaatatgagacagatTCTTGTGTTAAAGATGGaaaaatcactctcttaaagaaggaacttgaaaattttaagaaaaatgttcaagtgcattacaaaggattgcggcaatcatttagagggagtctaaacttatttaagtcaattgtctttgtaattgttgatactttattaattgatttcattctctgggcgtggccccgtggactaggagtgttcgggagaacaatGATACCACGtaaaatctcttgtgtcaagttatttaattttctacaaatatttttatattctgcctgttctatTTTGTCACTCGAAAACTGGTTTCTGCAGTAACATAATTATTTTCTGCTTCTGCAGACGTAcacagttttatattttcgtttatataattgacatttgcaaaaactcggtttttcactttctaaaaacaaaaacaaaacttgATATATATACctaaaaaaacaaacataataatTAGTTCATTTTTAATTGCAAGAATTTAAAAAACTAACAATGAAAGTTGAATGTAATTAAACTATCTCATACCTACAAATGGGACAATATTTGCTATAGCCACTTCAGGATACATTCGCTATGATATGGGTGTTTACAAGGAAGTTGTGTAACTTCTTTAGCATCATCAACATTCTCACAACAAATAgtacataaaaatatttcattgtTATTAACAAACTTCTCCAATTTTTCGATAGAGTCTTCACTGGAAGCTACAAACTCAATTGCAACATCTTCCAATCCATCATCGCTATCACTATCTGGATCACTGATATTATGTTTAGGAAGCACATAAACAAAAACATTAATGTCAACTCTAACAAAGAAATTACAATAATCATCATTCCACATTCGTAGTGCGTACTCAACAATCTTATAAGTAACATGATACACAGAGGTATGGAGATGTGTATCACTGAGCATTTAGTTAATGGTTTCTTTTTCATCCGTATTGTCACTCTTCATCAACTTCTCATGTGGAATAGAAATAATGTGATCGTAACAAACTCCACCATCAATGTCGTGGTCCAGCAATGATTCTCCAAATTCTTCGTTTGATTGATTTTCGGGAATACGTGAAAATTTAGCAAATAGGTGAATTATAAAAAAAGAATGGCCCATACTATCTATGTTGATGTTGTTAATAGTATCAACTGATTCGATCTGGAATGACGGATCACCTACAACACTCGAGTACTTGTACTCATCTTTTCTATAACAGTTCTACTCAAGGATAGAGAGTGTGGATGTAAAGAGACCACACACAAATATATACACTAATATTAaccattataaataatttttttctatatgtTTTAAACTATTATAAATAATtcgcatttttttttaaatttttccggtgattataaaattttatacgaataaaaaaaataatcttcaAAGAGAATACATATTGAAATTAGTGATCTTGAGAAATGTCAAAATTTTCACATCAgttgcattaaatattaatattggaACTGCACATTATCATTACTtatgaatataaaataatagttctttttttttttttgaaaagtataACACTTTTGTAACCTTCGAAATCAAAATTTGACCACCTaactattaatttaattaattaatgtcttATCAtcttggaaaaataaaaatttgcacattttttttacaaatatgcgtgatacatatttataaaacaaTGTGAGCAaatgaaatttattattttagatttttttttaaaaaataagtgtaaatatatttaaaatataataatgacattttttttatttattatatgtcAGAAAAATAACTTTGAAGTACAATCATTTAGAATAGAAACTCAAAATGTGATTGGTTCAGTGTTTGTCAACAATTTTTGAATGTTAAAATATTTAATCTATTATTGTTacagattttgaaaatataatggCATTTTTGTTTAAAGTACTGtatatttgatcaaaatatagttgtttacaTTGTGAATAATAACGCAAGCAAATACAATTGTATTAAGTTTGAATAAAAGCAGTACAGGGCATTTAAGATAAGAAAAACCTAAGACTGGTTACAAACTTGTCTTCACAAAAATGCCACCAGGGGCAAACCATTAAGTCATTCTCCTAAACTAAGGATGAGAGGGGAAGCCGATGAACTCAAGAAAGACCGTCTGCACGTAGCTCAGAAAAAGACCACCTACACATAGTTTGAGAAAGACCGGCTACATGTAGAGAGCCTTGATCTCTGCAATGACCTCATTCCCCTCATCATCAGAAGATCCCATTTCCTGAAGCCGAGGTCTATTTCCCAACCTTAGGAAATTTTTCAACACAGGAGAGAGGCTGACGCAAAGATCTACTGGCACATGTTAGGGACTTGGGTTGGTTGGATTCTCTGATAGAAACCATGCCAACTTCCTTCCCAGATCCACCTGAAACCATGCCAATCTTCCTCTGGAATTTTTCATCAGCCTGAGGAGGATCTTTGAGATCGCTCACAAGATCTATACCCTTTGGGATCACTTGTGATGTTCAGCCGTGGCAGGCTTCGGGGTTCCCCTGGTTTGGATTGGTTGGAAGCCCCACAACCCTGGAATCCATCGTTTCCGGCTCTGGTTGAGGCTTGAAGTCTGTAGGAACAATTGGAAAATGGTTGGTGCATCTAGGTATTATGAGTTTGAAAGGATAAACTTCTGAACTCAGAAGAAATATTTTGGCAGGAAGGAAGTAATCCATTCTGAAAATGGATTTCACTAAAGAGCCAGAAGATTTGTGAAAAATGACAAGCCTGAGCTGCCCTATTATACATGAAGTTCAGTGACAAGAAAGCGAAAGATTGAGAAATCTAACGGTTGGAAATCGTGCAGAATATGAATAGGCGATTCATaattgttatcccaatttttgcactctgacgtggcatcacgagaatgttgacacgtggagtccacttggaacatctgctcggAAAGAcaggccgagcaggatgcctcgctggcgtATCCCGAGCAACATATTCAGCGATCCGCGCAGAGCacccaacacttagcgaattcatcattcgcatcatgagtcatcagcacaATCTCTATAACTCAaggatcaatttacgtggatatgACATACACACAATCCCACTAttagtgtattcagcctcaatcccacgatccttgtattcagcattgatcccacgatctttctatttatacgcattgtaacgggagaggaaactcttcctcctcaagcttcctagccctataaatagtgatgcataggAAAGGGGGTCGAAAAGCAGTTGAGCTAAGACTatactattatctaagaattatatatgcaaagatactgttgtaagagctataagaaaaggaatctttctcagtgatcttaagtcaatacaaataacgaggattaggctattaccgaactactcggggttgaacctctataaaatccctgtgtcttattattgctttatcatatatCTGTTACTATCTATCGTTTAtcacttataaaatagactcattgtcgttggctaaaagcgaagtcaacattttggtactttcattgagagaaggatCACGAATCGCTCTTTATTCAATATCCTACTGCCTATACGATGGTCCAAACTCGTGGAGGCCTGACTGATCCAGCAAATTCACAGACATTGGATCCTACATCGCATAACCCAAGCAGTTCAAGGGTTCTGCCTGCTGTTAATCCTAAACAGCCGGCAAGCGTGGGGAATGGTGAAACAGTTCCTATTAATGGAattgcgcctggtgtgcaagagactgggaataacagttccgcACTCAACCAGGCATCCATAATACGACTGTTTTGCCTAGAACCAACTCCCACACAACGATCGGAGATGCCAccgaattacaaaatctcagtgACGCGCTtagactcatgcagggtcataacAACACtctacatcatgatcaggacgAACTGCATGTTGCGGTGAATCTCGCGTTCGACGAACAAACCCGTATGTTCGCCAAAGGGAGAGATAAAGAAAttgaggcattaagggctcatcaTGCAGAGATTGAAGATCGTAGTCGGTAAGCCATcgtgctgatacgaagagcctaccGAACTATAGGTCAGCAATCGCCAAACGTCATTCCCCTTGGAGAAACGAGAAAGGATCCAACGATGAATGCTTCCCAGACTGCTAATGGTCAGCCGCCCAATCCCCGATCACGAGTTTTGCTCGTGGGCCCAGCGGTAGGCGATTGGACCTTGTCTggtaattcatcaggaggagtcaTACCTGATGGCTCCAACCAGATCAATGGTACCATTCCACCCGTCACCAAGCGAATCAATCGCTAAGGCAACCGGGATCTTCTGTGTTCGAAAGGTTGGGAgcaacccatgacctaaggaacAATCTAAACAGAAGGAGGGGAACGGACGAACAAAATATTACGACGATTGTCCAGCCTGGAGCCCGTACTCAAATCCCTGCTCAGAAAGATGATGACGTAATCCAAGTCGACCAGAATGCCGAGCAGGTCAGCCCAGTCGTACAGGCACAACTTGacgaattgaaaaatatgtttcCCGGCATGGCTGGACAACGTGataatgatcttgagttagacaGAGCACGCGGAACTCCTTTCTCACCAGAGAACAATCTCCTGCAACTAccccacaagttcaaaatgccgacgtggaagatgtatacggggagagaagatcccctttcccatctcaagtactttgaaatgcaaatggatttgcaaggggtacgaggagatgtatgCTGCAGAATCTTTCCTTCCACTCTATCGGAAGCCGCTCAGCAATGGTATTTAAAGTTGGCTCCTAAAAactttagttcatggaaaaccttatcttcggaattccatgcgcaattctcctcctcacgccaactcccattgcatttgggagatttggtcgaagttAAGCAACGACCAGGCAAGCCACTACGGGCATACATTAACAGATTCATGACAGAAGCAACCAAAGTTTCAtgggtaaccgaggatggaaagtatcctccagccagagcccagacaagggaaaaacattcccaagtaggaaacttcccaaggcgaggatgaagatgtggatcctcgacttggggacccaagcaacaatgttggacctgtggaagaattagaagagatcgagatcgatccagctatcccgagcagaaagctaaaaattcaaaaaggtttgttgctcgaagtaaaatcagaattgataaaatttctgagagcaaacctagacgtttttgcctggtcacatgcggatatggtcagaatcgacccttctattatttcacatGTTCTGAATATCGAACCCAACTTCTGGCCAgttcaacaaaaacaaaattcgttggataaagaacgagcagtagccctgaaagatgaagttgaaatgatgcgcaacaacaacttcataattgaaaCTTTTTACGCGGCTTGGGTCACGAATCCTGTACTAgtacccaagccgaacaagaaatggcgagtctatATTGATTTCACacacctcaacaaagcatgccctaaagactg
Encoded here:
- the LOC115702199 gene encoding E3 ubiquitin-protein ligase SGR9, amyloplastic-like, which produces MLSDTHLHTSVYHVTYKIVEYALRMWNDDYCNFFVRVDINVFVYVLPKHNISDPDSDSDDGLEDVAIEFVASSEDSIEKLEKFVNNNEIFLCTICCENVDDAKEVTQLPCKHPYHSECILKWL